One genomic segment of Pongo pygmaeus isolate AG05252 chromosome 19, NHGRI_mPonPyg2-v2.0_pri, whole genome shotgun sequence includes these proteins:
- the LOC129016726 gene encoding large ribosomal subunit protein eL42-like, with protein sequence MVNVPKTRWTFSKKCGKHQPHKVTQYEKGKDSLYAQGKWRYDRKQSGYGGQTKPIFRKKAETTKKTVLRLECIEPNCRSKRMLAIKRCKHFELGGDKKRKGQVIQF encoded by the coding sequence ATGGTCAACGTTCCTAAAACTCGCTGGACTTTCTCTAAGAAGTGCGGCAAGCACCAACCCCACAAAGTGACACAGTACGAGAAGGGTAAGGATTCTCTATATGCCCAGGGAAAGTGGCGTTACGACAGGAAACAGAGTGGCTATGGTGGGCAGACTAAGCCGATTTTCCGGAAAAAGGCTGAAACCACAAAGAAGACTGTGCTAAGGCTTGAGTGCATTGAGCCCAACTGCAGATCTAAGAGAATGCTGGCTATTAAAAGATGCAAGCATTTTGAACTGGGAGGAGATAAGAAGAGAAAGGGCCAAGTGATCCAGTTCTAA